One Bacillota bacterium genomic window, GTTTTCAAAGTTCTGGCTGCCGTTTCAGCGACAGCTTGTTTATACTATCACACGGCAGGATGCTTGTCAACAAAAAATTTAAAAACTTTTATCCGAGGACAATGTAGCGGATCGCAGCCAACAGAAGTACTCCGGGCACTCCCAGCAATCCTGCGACAAGCACAGTGATTGGATTAATCGCCAGGTAGAGGCCAAAATAGCTGCCGGCTAGATTGAAGGTGGCTAGCAGCAGACCTCCGATAATGCCGTTAATTAGCAGCCGGGCAATTACACGCAGCGGTATCAGCATTAATCTTGCTAAAAAATAAAGAATAACCAATCCCAGCAGATAGGAGAAAACTATCGATACATTCATATCAATGCCTCCAAAAAAAGGGTTCGTCCCTAACATATATGTTAAGAACAAACCCTTTAGAACATCCAGCGTTGCTTATTCAGCTTTCTCCGTTTTCAGCCGTTTGAGGAGATACATATATTTCCGCTCAGCTGCTTCCAGTGAATAGATCGCATAATCAACTAATTCCGGATCAGATAAATTATCAAAATAACTGCGAGCAGCAAGCCAATCATTTTTCGCATTCTCGACCTGCTTTAACAACTCAGCCTCGGTATCCTGATATGCATCAACCTCCCCTGCATCGGGATCTGCTAAAAGCCACGATGCAAACCGATGCAGCAGCGAACTTCTCGGTTCCGCCATAATCCTCACCCCACTACTATACATATGCTGTGTTAGTATGGTTATTATGTGAGGATTTTATACAATCTATGGAATAATCACAGGATCCACTTTTGGCTGATATTTCTCCGCGCTAGATAAAACAACAGTGCGGCAAAAGCCAGCATAACTAAAACGTTGAACGATACATTAAACATTGAACCACCTACAACTGCCCCGTGCAGCAGATCGGCTCCGTAGGTCAAAGGCAGACAAAAGGAGA contains:
- a CDS encoding YaaL family protein — its product is MAEPRSSLLHRFASWLLADPDAGEVDAYQDTEAELLKQVENAKNDWLAARSYFDNLSDPELVDYAIYSLEAAERKYMYLLKRLKTEKAE
- the bofA gene encoding pro-sigmaK processing inhibitor BofA, whose amino-acid sequence is MNVSIVFSYLLGLVILYFLARLMLIPLRVIARLLINGIIGGLLLATFNLAGSYFGLYLAINPITVLVAGLLGVPGVLLLAAIRYIVLG